A region of Lycium barbarum isolate Lr01 chromosome 1, ASM1917538v2, whole genome shotgun sequence DNA encodes the following proteins:
- the LOC132605638 gene encoding protein TRM32-like yields MGKIKWSRHVNHEDEDMNIHPGCMWGLVHALGYHSWHSRVKKKSLSSISDGSRHIRSNNTFKEHLVGQDTSELETLLDDNESHEFLADKGTRKSKGSNKRSLKAKIKALIAEEVHKEKKRPKQKKSGSINQPTEHYLNEKRSNRKHPIILVPVNVENGGTGSPDKERMNAINAYDTSTDKNALKSQLKDHAELLLEILRESEAGYQNFSRGQLASNKKARLTKSGSYPVSHLSRRTNFKPSKLEDKKNEVWSSAKGERLAGVTRTRSLSNYAKTIFTSLGFLDDNKGNNEELVDAEEGIKQDSTCELFENLNGEYESKSNGNCEIDGCDISKNTMMHRRSSSLNESMDRYTKLFEYSFRKEVNLNPSKSLKLTSEYEVPPSVTFRKIRSLSYSEACSFLPNGVAGDAHFSEWLIKTIEERNSHMRAEVEREGKSICAPKETGCINEKVDKSEVVKTVETVTSLIPKTEKEDNAEVKDHSETIDEAIVFKGNSYEEQEIKCNESIPSDVVQSSEICFEEDISNCAEFQISKGFAVKQNVDVANLAKPDQHSKSYRKENADLFYVRDILKHSGFSSNYFKTSWYSQAQVLNPSVVQELESLWHPHQEQECCLEGFDFCCHHQLLFDLVNEVLVQMYDRSFTYYPKALSCCCRVRSMLENRMIEEVSNNVGTLLRLKPEQESIDAIVDQDLKRDDGWMNLQLESEWLALELEDMIFSDLLEELRGF; encoded by the exons ATGGGAAAGATCAAGTGGAGTAGGCACGTCAATCATGAAGATGAGGATATGAATATACATCCAGGTTGTATGTGGGGGTTAGTACATGCACTTGGCTACCATAGTTGGCACTCTCGTGTAAAGAAGAAATCTCTCTCCAGTATAAGTGATGGAAGCAGACATATCAGAA GCAATAATACTTTCAAAGAACATTTGGTTGGACAAGATACTAGTGAACTAGAAACGCTTCTGGATGATAACGAAAGTCATGAGTTCTTG GCTGACAAGGGCACCAGAAAATCAAAAGGGTCCAACAAAAGGTCTCTAAAAGCTAAAATAAAAGCTTTAATTGCTGAGGAAGTGCATAAGGAAAAGAAGAGGCCTAAGCAGAAGAAATCAGGCTCTATTAACCAACCTACAGAACACTATCTAAATGAAAAACGCAGTAACAGAAAACATCCTATTATTTTGGTTCCCGTGAATGTGGAGAATGGAGGCACTGGATCTCCAGATAAGGAACGGATGAATGCCATCAACGCATATGATACTTCCACTGATAAGAATGCTTTAAAATCTCAACTTAAAGATCATGCAGAGTTACTACTAGAAATTTTGAGGGAATCAGAAGCAGGATATCAGAATTTTTCCCGCGGTCAGCTGGCTTCAAACAAGAAAGCAAGACTAACTAAGTCAGGATCATACCCCGTGTCTCATTTGTCTCGAAGAACAAACTTCAAACCAAGTAAGCTTGAGGACAAGAAGAATGAAGTTTGGTCTTCCGCAAAAGGAGAAAGACTGGCGGGTGTTACTCGAACGAGATCTTTGTCCAATTATGCAAAGACTATCTTCACAAGTTTAGGCTTCCTGGATGATAATAAAGGAAATAATGAAGAGCTCGTCGATGCAGAAGAAGGAATTAAGCAGGACTCTacttgtgaattgtttgaaaatCTGAATGGAGAATATGAAAGTAAGTCCAATGGCAATTGTGAAATTGATGGATGTGACATTAGCAAAAATACAATGATGCATAGGAGGAGTTCCTCTCTGAATGAGTCCATGGATAGATATACTAAATTATTTGAATATAGTTTTAGAAAGGAAGTGAACTTGAATCCCTCCAAGAGTTTGAAATTGACTAGCGAATACGAGGTACCACCATCGGTGACATTCAGAAAGATCCGTTCTCTATCTTACTCCGAGGCTTGTTCATTTCTACCAAACGGGGTGGCTGGTGATGCCCATTTTTCAGAATGGCTAATTAAGACCATAGAGGAGAGAAACTCACACATGAGAGCTGAAGTTGAGAGAGAAGGGAAGTCGATATGCGCCCCTAAAGAGACCGGATGCATAAATGAAAAAGTAGACAAAAGTGAGGTTGTTAAGACAGTAGAAACTGTAACAAGCTTAATACCAAAGACAGAAAAGGAAGACAACGCAGAGGTCAAAGACCATTCAGAGACCATCGACGAGGCAATAGTGTTCAAAGGAAACTCTTATGAAGAACAAGAGATAAAATGCAATGAATCAATCCCAAGTGATGTGGTTCAAAGTTCTGAAATATGCTTTGAAGAGGACATTTCCAACTGTGCAGAGTTCCAAATTTCAAAAG GTTTTGCTGTTAAACAGAATGTTGATGTCGCTAATCTTGCAAAACCAGATCAACATAGCAAATCTTACAGAAAGGAAAACGCGGACTTGTTTTACGTGAGGGATATTCTTAAGCATTCCGGTTTCTCAAGCAATTACTTCAAGACATCATGGTACTCACAAGCCCAAGTGTTAAACCCTTCAGTAGTTCAAGAACTTGAGTCCTTGTGGCATCCGCATCAAGAACAAGAATGTTGTCTCGAAGGCTTCGATTTCTGCTGTCATCATCAGCTACTATTTGATTTGGTCAACGAGGTATTAGTCCAAATGTATGACAGATCATTCACATACTACCCTAAGGCGTTATCCTGTTGTTGTCGCGTTCGTTCAATGCTGGAAAATCGAATGATTGAAGAGGTATCCAACAATGTTGGTACCTTGTTGAGGTTGAAACCTGAGCAAGAATCGATCGATGCCATTGTGGATCAAGATTTGAAAAGGGATGATGGTTGGATGAATCTTCAGTTAGAAAGTGAATGGTTGGCACTTGAATTAGAGGACATGATTTTTAGTGATCTTTTGGAAGAACTAAGAGGTTTTTGA